The following coding sequences are from one Leptospira mayottensis 200901116 window:
- a CDS encoding DUF1564 domain-containing protein translates to MSLRAIFGTASVMDILLLSSDKKIQSALNEGVVGSDSLLVPMSYWNQLDTAARKALSRKLPFLLKRYTKYVVSLDRLHWRGGKIKYNWGVGELKKMTIHVNSGVWTVLGALAAAHGVSRCYLFNYLLWLEEVGIGDSVNDVINRGVPQFHDIYRMIWTLDLQKNQVSRELYFEPNPLKNKHANALPKPDL, encoded by the coding sequence ATGTCTTTGAGAGCGATTTTTGGAACCGCTTCGGTTATGGACATTCTTTTGTTGAGCTCCGATAAAAAGATTCAATCCGCCTTGAATGAAGGTGTGGTCGGTTCTGATTCTCTTTTGGTTCCTATGAGTTATTGGAATCAGTTGGATACAGCTGCAAGGAAAGCCCTTTCTAGAAAACTTCCATTTTTGCTTAAGAGATATACGAAATACGTGGTTTCTTTGGATCGACTTCACTGGAGAGGCGGTAAGATCAAATATAATTGGGGCGTCGGGGAATTAAAGAAGATGACGATTCATGTGAATTCGGGTGTATGGACCGTTTTGGGCGCTTTGGCGGCTGCACATGGAGTTTCGAGGTGTTATCTTTTCAACTATTTACTTTGGCTTGAAGAAGTGGGGATCGGAGATTCTGTAAATGATGTAATAAACCGAGGAGTTCCTCAGTTTCATGATATTTACAGAATGATCTGGACCTTGGATCTACAGAAAAATCAAGTATCTAGAGAGTTATACTTTGAACCAAATCCGTTAAAAAATAAACACGCTAATGCATTACCGAAACCGGACCTGTAG